The genomic stretch CCACCTGCTTGCTAATACGGAAATTGAGTTCGCTTATCATAAAGGGCCAAGATGCTAAAAAAGCCCTGCTGAACAGGACAGTTTCACATGGCTTTTGACCCTTCTTTTCGAATTGGTTAAGAAAAGATTAACATAAGGCGACTCGCCTGTTCCAGTGCTATTTGCACATATCTACAAATGAGCTGTGCTATTAAGAATAACTCGCACGCCAAGAGATGGAGAATTAGGCCCTAAGACCTAATAGACTTAGATTTGTTCTTCAAGCAGGAAGGGGTTGTGCCGTGATGCTGGTGCCTGACGCTCTTGAGGGACGAATATAAGTCTATTAGAACCATTTCATGCCAGCTTGGGGTTTGGCAACGGGCACCTTAACCACAATGTCATGGCATTTAATGCAGCGCCCGGCTGGCGGATGGGGCATTTCTGAGTTAGGTGGCAGCGGCGGGCCCATCTTGCGCACTTGAGACATTTTTTCAAGGGCCGCGCCCACCGGGGTTTTATATTGGTTGCCCGGTCCCGGACCGCCCACATAAAGATGGCATTGGGTACAAGCCCCCACATAAGGATGAGGCATTTTCTGGCCCGCCTTAATGGCTGGAATATGCCTCATGGTCATATAGCGATATTCTTTATTGGGTGGGGTGAGTGTCTTTTCAATGGTGGCGCCAATACCTTTTTCAAAAGGGGTTTGGTGCTGGCCTAAAAACAGCCCCTGAATGGTGCGTTTGGTCAGGCTGGAAAGTTCACTGCCACTGATGATCAAAAAAGAAAAACCACAGACAATCAGCACCGCAATGAAGCTTGAGCCACGACGGCCTTCAAAAAGTTTGAGGATTTTTTTTATGATGCCCACCGTTTTGGCCCATCACCCTAAACGGTTGGACCAAAGCGCAAAGCCTTCGTCATTGCGAAGACGACACGTAATGCCATCCACCACGATGTTTTTGGCATAAAGCAAACCGTTGGGATCGTTTTTATCAAACTTATAAGCCACACCGCGCACCATCTTGTTTTTAGAGAGGCGGCAGCCCAGATGGTTTAAAAACCAGTTTGGCCCAATAGACACTTCTTTAGAAACACCCGGTCCCGTATCTACCCAAATATGTACCTGACCCCAGCCAATGGTATCGCCCCGACTGATCATGCGCAGCACATTGCCTTCATATTTTAGGGTCTTGGCTTGGGTGAGGGCCTGCATCTGGCCCATTTGTGCATCAGGGCGGTTCCAGGCAAGCTCCCCGCCTGTGGTTTGCTGGGCGGTGTTGCCTTTAGGGGTCGCCAACATCTGGTTTGACGTGGTCATTTCCTGTGTCTGGTTGCGCACCTGTTCGCGCTTGACCTCTTTTAAAGCCTCGCGTGCATTAGGCTCATAAAGACCGGAAGAGACAAGCGCACCAATGATCATGCCTGCAAATGCAAGCCCGCCTGCCCCCAATACCAGATGTTCGATCTTCATTATCAGACGTCCCTTTGTCTTTTAAGCTTCTACAACAGCGATTTGTACGTCCGTTACGTGGCGTACTTCTGCATAGATCCGTTCTTTCAAGGCTTGAATGATCAAGTCACTTTCAAAGACCTTGAGCTTGCCATCAACTGCAATGGAGATATCAAGATGGATATCTTCACCAACGTTGCGACCGCGCAAGTGGCGCACTTCATCCACCTTTGGCACATTGACCGCAATGGCGTATACGTCTTTGAGAACATCCATTTCAACTGATGTATCCATTAAGCCGTCAATAGCATCGATGTTCAGCTCAATCCCGATACGCGCAACAAGAATAGCCACAACCATGGCGGCAACCACATCGGCAATTGGAAAGCCCAGTACGGCAAACATAATACCGATCAAGACCCCTACAGAAGACAGCGCATCAGAGCGGTTGTCCCAGGCATTGGCGATAATCGCCGGGCTGTTGTTTTCCCGGCCCACACAATGTTGGTAGCGATACATCAATTCATTCACCACAACCGACATGCCGGCCCCTAAAACCGCAAGGCCGCTTGGCGCTTCAATATTGCCATCGATGATCTTGAGGATGGACTCATACATCAAATAGATCGCGCCCAAGATCAGGATAATCCCAACGATGGAAGACGAGATAAACTGGATGTTACCAAAACCGTATGGATATTTATCCGAGGCTTTGCGCTTGGAGATTTTCACGCACAACATGGTCACGATGGAGGCGATCACATCGGCACCACTGTGCAAGGAGTCTGCAACAAGCGCCACAGAACCGGTTAAGGCACCAAGCACGCCTTTGTAGGTCATTTGGCCGATATTCACGACAATGGCCCACCAGACGACTTCTTCTTTACATTGTTTACACTTATTCGGGATCATGGCTTAAATACTCGATTATGCTGCTGCCGGGAACACGGTAGTTGCCATTAACGAGGCGTCCGCGTATGCGACCTTTTTCCAAAAGTTTAATCATGGTTTTACGGCTGATGCCCAGCAGGCGGGCCGCTTCGGTGGAATTATAAATACGACTTGAATTCACTTCACGGTGGCGTTGGTCATAATAATGAACGACCGCGGCTGCCATGGACATCAGGGTTCCCACCCGTGTCAGAATTGTCCACATTAATGTTTGCCCCCCTCATCAATGAAAGGAACCAACGGGCGATAGGTCTCAAGACCCAGTCTTGGCGCGCTATCGGCCATGGACTTCTCGTTGAAATATTCAAAACGCGGGAAGTTGGTAAAGTCCGCCAGAATTTTCCACGGGAATTTGGAGATCGCCGTATTATAAATGCGCAAAGACTCATTATAATCCATACGACGCTGGGTGATCAGATCTTCCATCTGCACCAAAGACACCATGGCCTCGGTGTAGGTTTGAGCTGATTTAATATCGGGATATTTTTCAACAACGGCGAGCAGGCGACCAAGAGAAGCCCCCATGTCATTGAGATCAAGCCCATCTGCGCCTGTGGCTTCACCCACCCCCAGATTACCAAGGCCTTTGGCCAGATCTTTATTTTTGTTCAAGGCTTCTTTAACCGCATCAGCAGGCAACACATCACCAGTTTTGCGGATGATTTCCGTGCGCATCTTGGCGGTATAAGAAAAGATGGAATGTTCAAGCGAGGCATGGTTCAAGGTCAGGTTGACAAGGTTTGAGAACAAATCCTTGCGCCGCTGCAAAGCCGATTGCAAGTTACCGGCTTTGGCCTGCACGTCTTCACGAAAGATGATGAAGTCGTTGAACTTGTAAAACAACGTTCCGGAAAAAACCAGCAAGGACAGCACAGAGACCAGAAACAGGGTTTTCACCCCCTTCATGGACGGCACGGCAAAGCGCGGCTGGGTTTCCTCGCGATAAAGCTCTGCCAACAGGGCTTCTGAAC from Candidatus Terasakiella magnetica encodes the following:
- a CDS encoding helix-turn-helix domain-containing protein, which codes for MSMAAAVVHYYDQRHREVNSSRIYNSTEAARLLGISRKTMIKLLEKGRIRGRLVNGNYRVPGSSIIEYLSHDPE
- the mamQ gene encoding magnetosome protein MamQ yields the protein MVSFFNTGNKAPSQELQRLKRSEALLAELYREETQPRFAVPSMKGVKTLFLVSVLSLLVFSGTLFYKFNDFIIFREDVQAKAGNLQSALQRRKDLFSNLVNLTLNHASLEHSIFSYTAKMRTEIIRKTGDVLPADAVKEALNKNKDLAKGLGNLGVGEATGADGLDLNDMGASLGRLLAVVEKYPDIKSAQTYTEAMVSLVQMEDLITQRRMDYNESLRIYNTAISKFPWKILADFTNFPRFEYFNEKSMADSAPRLGLETYRPLVPFIDEGGKH
- the mamB gene encoding magnetosome biogenesis CDF transporter MamB, which translates into the protein MIPNKCKQCKEEVVWWAIVVNIGQMTYKGVLGALTGSVALVADSLHSGADVIASIVTMLCVKISKRKASDKYPYGFGNIQFISSSIVGIILILGAIYLMYESILKIIDGNIEAPSGLAVLGAGMSVVVNELMYRYQHCVGRENNSPAIIANAWDNRSDALSSVGVLIGIMFAVLGFPIADVVAAMVVAILVARIGIELNIDAIDGLMDTSVEMDVLKDVYAIAVNVPKVDEVRHLRGRNVGEDIHLDISIAVDGKLKVFESDLIIQALKERIYAEVRHVTDVQIAVVEA
- the mamT gene encoding magnetosome protein MamT, producing MGIIKKILKLFEGRRGSSFIAVLIVCGFSFLIISGSELSSLTKRTIQGLFLGQHQTPFEKGIGATIEKTLTPPNKEYRYMTMRHIPAIKAGQKMPHPYVGACTQCHLYVGGPGPGNQYKTPVGAALEKMSQVRKMGPPLPPNSEMPHPPAGRCIKCHDIVVKVPVAKPQAGMKWF
- the mamS gene encoding magnetosome protein MamS; this translates as MKIEHLVLGAGGLAFAGMIIGALVSSGLYEPNAREALKEVKREQVRNQTQEMTTSNQMLATPKGNTAQQTTGGELAWNRPDAQMGQMQALTQAKTLKYEGNVLRMISRGDTIGWGQVHIWVDTGPGVSKEVSIGPNWFLNHLGCRLSKNKMVRGVAYKFDKNDPNGLLYAKNIVVDGITCRLRNDEGFALWSNRLG